GGCGAAGCCCCGAGGCTCCCGAGGCGCCACTCGCGCCCGTCGAACTCTTGAGCGTGTCAGTGGCCATCGGGGGCCTCCGTTCCAGTCGCAAGGGTGTGTGGGTGGGACACGGCGAGTGCCATCACCGCGTCCTGGGTGGCCTCGGCGGCGGGCAGTTCACCCGCGATCCGCCCCTGGGCCATGACCAGCACCCGGTCGCTCATACCGAGCACCTCGGGCAGGTCACTGGAGATCATCAGCACGGCGGCACCGGCGGCCGTCAGCTCGTTGATCAGTTCGTAGATCTCGACCTTCGCGCCGACGTCGATGCCGCGCGTCGGCTCGTCGAGGATCAGCACCTTGGTGTTCGCCAGCAGCCACTTGCCGATGACGACCTTCTGCTGGTTGCCGCCGGACAGGGTGCGGACGTGCTGGTGCAGCCCGGCCATCCGCACCCCGAGCTGCTCGGCGACCCTGGCCGCGTTCGCCCGCTGCGCCTTGAGGTCGACGAATCCGCCCCTGGTCGCGCCCCGCAGGGTCACCAGGCCGAGGTTCTCCTCCACGGACGCGTCCAGCACCAGCCCCTGCCCCTTGCGGTCCTCGGGCACGAGCCCGATCCCGGCGGCCATGGCGGCGCCCACGTCGTCCTTCGGCACGGCGGAACCGCCGACCCGCACGGCACCCTCGTCGTACGGGTCGGCGCCGAACACGGCCCGCACGACCTCCGTACGCCCGGCCCCCACGAGCCCCGCGATCCCGACGACCTCACCGGCCCGCACCTCGAAGCTCACGTCGTGGAAGACGCCGTCCCGCGTGAGCCCCTCGACGACGAGCGACGCCTCGCCCGAGTCCGCCCGCTCCCTCGGGTACTGCTGCTCGATCGACCGCCCGACCATGAGGCGTACGAGTTCGTCCTGCGGGGTGGTGGCGGGCACCTGCCCGACGCTCTTCCCGTCCCGGATGACCGTCACACGGTCCCCCAGGGCGGCGATCTCCTCCAGGTGATGGGTGATGAAGACGATCCCGACCCCGTCCTCGCGCAGCCGCCGCACGATCGAGAAGAGCTTCTCGACCTCCTCGGTGGTCAGCACGGCCGTCGGCTCGTCCATGATCAGCACGCGGGCGTCCAGGCTCAGCGCCTTGGCGATCTCGACCATCTGGAGCCGCGCGATACCGAGTTCACGCACACGCGCGCGGGGAGACACCCGTACGCCCACCCGCTCCAGCAGCTCGGCGGCCTCGGCCTCCATCCGCTTCCGGTCGATCATCCCGAAGCGGCGCGGCTGCCGCCCCAGGAAGATGTTCTCGGCGACGGTCAGATCGGGGACCAGGTTGAACTCCTGGTAGATGGTGGCGATCCCGAGCCGCTCGGAGTCCCGCGCACCATGGATGCGCACCTCCTCACCATGGGCCAGGATCCGCCCCGCGTCGGGCGTGTAGGCGCCGGAGAGCATCTTGATGAGCGTGCTCTTGCCCGCGCCGTTCTCACCGAGCAGGACGTGCACCTCGCCCCGGCGCAGATCGAAGTCGACGCCGTCCAGCGCGACCACACCGGGAAAGGTCTTGCGTATGCCTTCGATGCGCAGCAACTCGTCAGGGTCGCTCACGACGTGCTCCTGTTCGTCACGGGGGACTCGGAGGGGACACCGGCGGGGGAGTCGTCGGTGGACTCGCCGCACGAGAGGCGTACGACGAGACGGGCGGGGAGGGTGACGGACTGCGGGGGCCGCCCCTCGATCTGATCGACCAGAGCGCGTACGGCGGCCCGCCCCAGCTCGCCCGTCGGCTGGGCGACCGCCGTGATCGGCGGATCGGTGTGCACGAACCACGGGATGTCGTCGAACGCGGCCAGCCCGACGTCCCGCGGAACCCGCATCCCCCTCGCGCGGATGGCGTCGAGCGCGCCGAGCGCCATCAGGTTGTCGGCGGCGAAAACGACCTCGGGCGGCTCGGCCAGATCAAGAAACCCCTCGGTCACCCGCCGCCCGCTCTCGGCCTGGAAGTCGCCCTGCCCTATGTAGTCGTCGGGCAGTGGCAGCCCGTGCTCGCCCAGGGCCTCCCTGAAGGCCTCGACCCGCTCCCGCCCGGTCGTGGTGGCTGCCGGCCCGGCGATGATCGCGAGCCGCCGGTGCCCGAGCCCGTACAGATGGGCGACGAGATCCCGGACGGCACCCCGCCCGTCGGACCTGACGACCGGCACGTCCACGCCCGGAATCCACCGGTCCACGAACACCATCGGAGTGCCGGCGCGGGCCGCGTCCAGCATCAACGGCGAACCCCCGTCGGTCGGGGACACGAGCAGCCCGTCGATCCGCCGGTCGAGCAGGTTCCGCACGTGGTGATCCTGCAGCTCGGGCCGCTCGTCGGCGTTCCCGATGATCACGCTGTACCCGAGCGCCCGCGCCGCCTCCTCGACGGACCGCGCCAGCTCGGTGAAGTAGGGGTTCATCACATCGCTGATGACCAGCCCGAGGGTGTGGGTCTGATCCGTGCGCAGGGAGCGGGCGACGGCGTTGGGGCGGTAGCCCAGCGCGGCCACGGCGGCCATCACCCGCGCACGCGCGTCCTCACTGACCGACGGATGGTCGTTCAGAACCCGCGACACCGTGGCGACGGACACCCCGGCCTCGGCCGCGACGTCCTTGATGCTCGCCATCGCCGCTCCACCTCCTCGTGGAATCGATTACATCGACGTTACGGAGGATTGGAATCGATTACACGAGGGTGGGGCAAGGGGTCGGCAGTGGCCGAAATCCAATCGTGACCGGGAGGGTGGTGGGGCCGACAGGCCGCGTGGGGGAGGGTGCGGGCGCCGATGGCCCTACGCCGCCGCCAGCTCGCACCACACGTACTTGCCCCGTTCGCCGAACCTGGCCGACGGCATCCATCCCCAGTACTTCGTGCAGGCCACGACGAGACCCAACCCGCGTCCGTCCTCCCGCTCACCCACCCGCTCCAGCGGCTGTGGCGGTTGCGGCGGTTCGGGATCGGCGTCCCACGCCCCGATCCACACCACGCCCTCCGCCGACCGCCGCACCCGGAGAGCGGCGGGCCCCTTCGTGTGCCGTACGGCGTTGGAGACCAGCTCGGT
The DNA window shown above is from Streptomyces akebiae and carries:
- a CDS encoding sugar ABC transporter ATP-binding protein, whose amino-acid sequence is MSDPDELLRIEGIRKTFPGVVALDGVDFDLRRGEVHVLLGENGAGKSTLIKMLSGAYTPDAGRILAHGEEVRIHGARDSERLGIATIYQEFNLVPDLTVAENIFLGRQPRRFGMIDRKRMEAEAAELLERVGVRVSPRARVRELGIARLQMVEIAKALSLDARVLIMDEPTAVLTTEEVEKLFSIVRRLREDGVGIVFITHHLEEIAALGDRVTVIRDGKSVGQVPATTPQDELVRLMVGRSIEQQYPRERADSGEASLVVEGLTRDGVFHDVSFEVRAGEVVGIAGLVGAGRTEVVRAVFGADPYDEGAVRVGGSAVPKDDVGAAMAAGIGLVPEDRKGQGLVLDASVEENLGLVTLRGATRGGFVDLKAQRANAARVAEQLGVRMAGLHQHVRTLSGGNQQKVVIGKWLLANTKVLILDEPTRGIDVGAKVEIYELINELTAAGAAVLMISSDLPEVLGMSDRVLVMAQGRIAGELPAAEATQDAVMALAVSHPHTLATGTEAPDGH
- a CDS encoding LacI family DNA-binding transcriptional regulator; this encodes MASIKDVAAEAGVSVATVSRVLNDHPSVSEDARARVMAAVAALGYRPNAVARSLRTDQTHTLGLVISDVMNPYFTELARSVEEAARALGYSVIIGNADERPELQDHHVRNLLDRRIDGLLVSPTDGGSPLMLDAARAGTPMVFVDRWIPGVDVPVVRSDGRGAVRDLVAHLYGLGHRRLAIIAGPAATTTGRERVEAFREALGEHGLPLPDDYIGQGDFQAESGRRVTEGFLDLAEPPEVVFAADNLMALGALDAIRARGMRVPRDVGLAAFDDIPWFVHTDPPITAVAQPTGELGRAAVRALVDQIEGRPPQSVTLPARLVVRLSCGESTDDSPAGVPSESPVTNRSTS
- a CDS encoding ATP-binding protein; the protein is MPETWDYTLQIPNDLRAVTICRRTLRLILTMHGLIGLVDTAELLATELVSNAVRHTKGPAALRVRRSAEGVVWIGAWDADPEPPQPPQPLERVGEREDGRGLGLVVACTKYWGWMPSARFGERGKYVWCELAAA